One Benincasa hispida cultivar B227 chromosome 5, ASM972705v1, whole genome shotgun sequence genomic window carries:
- the LOC120077779 gene encoding malignant T-cell-amplified sequence 1 homolog, whose amino-acid sequence MFKKFSTEDVSAQNQVKASVQRKIRQSIAEEYPGLEPVLDDLLPKKAPLIVTKCQNHLNLVVVNNVPLFFNIRDGPYMPTLRLLHQYPNIMRKLQVDRGAIKFVLAGANIMCPGLTSPGGALDDEVEAETPVAIMAEGKQHALAIGFTKMSAKEIRATNKGIGVDNMHYLNDGLWKMERLD is encoded by the exons ATGTTCAAAAA GTTTTCTACTGAAGACGTGTCTGCTCAGAATCAAGTCAAGGCATCAGTCCAACGGAAAATTCGGCAAAGTATAGCAGAAGAA TATCCAGGACTAGAGCCAGTTTTGGATGATTTGCTTCCTAAAAAAGCTCCTCTGATTGTAACTAAGTG TCAAAACCATCTCAATCTGGTTGTTGTGAACAATGTGCCACTCTTTTTCAATATCCGGGATGGGCCCTACATGCCTACACTAAGGTTGCTTCATCAAt ATCCCAACATTATGAGAAAATTACAAGTAGACAGAGGTGCAATAAAGTTTGTCCTTGCTGGTGCTAACATAATGTGCCCTGGTCTTACATCCCCTGGGGGTGCCTTGGATGATGAAGTTGAAGCGGAAACACCTGTG GCAATAATGGCCGAAGGGAAGCAGCATGCTCTTGCTATTGGCTTCACAAAGATGTCAGCAAAGGAAAT AAGGGCGACAAACAAAGGGATCGGAGTGGACAATATGCATTACCTTAACGACGGTCTTTGGAAG ATGGAACGCCTCGATTGA